A window of Oncorhynchus nerka isolate Pitt River linkage group LG4, Oner_Uvic_2.0, whole genome shotgun sequence contains these coding sequences:
- the LOC115124814 gene encoding uncharacterized protein LOC115124814 isoform X1, translating into MEGQVRSKSLAGGWHSDSDTEDTTDMSNTEDLVISEATEEDFVLLEKDESWLSSDVRSVTSKIRDKEKEIKPLSVNRIVNEDTTSAAVVDKPQDPTTSPTDPKRNVSSAVDDQRLSEDRLQRSSGKKHQESSKKTSQKASSLGDETSKTQSLQQVTRDEVTSSTVNTYFVLYGNGSSGCNAHTLSSHTECSERADPHLAEPAGIICRPKKAERTEAVKAMTENEAGKTATCELKTGIQGKKPALLSIELTHANSKPNDIYNKSPEEKDCTHEDLVLWNIEEELDEKTEALTTLNTKTKPETTDPVKSGSQTEKERKATATDEHPQVKDMQRREVKRDCVTDHRFEACESNRCEPEVLRASSACVPGHLDTPNPPQPPPRPKAKGTDKSGKSIQQFDNVESHCGNVSLQQQTETSTGKAKEVSPSTDTCISITKYEHLAAEQSQSKTEAVLHDAKEELAGSCSSVKVEKEPVLQNAVISPSPIQILSVTENAKTSLSDETVNLTTGRGTNILSAASMSKKQVKVNVLSCSVPKMPQLITALSSCSLEQCNVIPLPPLSVPTLEDSDGQRQVVSMQMESQPVCYIAVITPPPIIHILPEREMESTLPTQQNNSMDFTQTEDKVTSGASIDPYFSGERLKPKGPPPPVPKKPQNPFVKIPAAKTCCLDEQKICDDDYHKEEEKKKKKKRRHSHQVNKENACATAPQDMCVLWDNTGAAYTVPSNMYTPDNFDFSQRQRTPTREEKYRNIIDFDAWAQMVKRAAEEEEPKQLDMLDGQPFLEKQAKFKGPPPPVPKKPQKPFVLLETVAISEDITCPSDDEEIRELEQALCKRMKCDDDDDPEPPADTVSTDVRWKNFDHSDRIDIHSGLVEQRYRDTVSEHETETYRPVAELIKETNRMHQRIRHADWTKPLAAKSMIRHADRAKPLTAMSIAGAVGQGQSLKVSQMKKAFDVTKKPAEKPPEPELKKDMFRRVVRASKFRHVFGQAVKNDQCYDDIRVSRVTWDSSFCAVNPKFVAIIIEASGGGAFLVLPLLKTGRIDKAYPTVCGHTGPVLDIDWCPHNDHVIASGSEDCTVMVWQIPENGLVTPLAEPVVVLEGHSKRVGIVTWHPTARNVLMSAGCDNLIIIWNVGTGEAMIQLEDMHPDVIFSACWSRNGALICTACKDKKIRVIDPRKEKIVAEKDKAHDGARPMRAIFLADGNIFTTGFSRMSERQLALWNPKSMEEPISVHELDTSNGVLLPFYDADTNVVYLCGKGDSSIRYFEITDEAPFVHYLNTFSSKEPQRGMGYMPKRGLDVNKCEIARFYKLHERKCEPIIMTVPRKSDLFQDDLYPDTAGPDCAIEAEDWFDGKNGEPILISLKNGYVPGKNRDLKVVKKSNVLEGKLAKKAENTSPAQSKASPHPCTQNEGKLEELLREVKSLRDLVTLQDRRIAKLEDQISKVAI; encoded by the exons ATGGAAGGCCAAGTGAGGAGTAAATCTCTGGCTGGCGGTTGGCACAGCGACTCAGATACAGAGGATACGACAGATATGTCTAACACAGAGGACTTAGTGATCTCAGAGGCTACCGAGGAGGACTTCGTACTTCTGGAGAAGGATGAATCGTGGTTATCGTCTGATGTGAGGAGCGTGACCTCTAAAATCAGGGACAAAGAGAAGGAAATTAAACCACTCTCTGTAAATAGAATAGTGAATGAGGATACGACTTCTGCCGCTGTTGTGGATAAACCTCAAGACCCTACAACGTCGCCTACTGATCCAAAGAGGAACGTTTCTTCTGCTGTGGATGATCAGAGGCTCAGTGAGGACAGACTTCAGAGGTCTTCAGGAAAAAAACACCAGGAATCCAGTAAGAAGACCTCACAAAAAGCCTCATCTTTGGGTGATGAAACAAGCAAAACACAGAGTTTGCAACAAGTAACACGGGATGAGGTTACGAGCAGCACTGTAAACACTTATTTTGTTCTTTACGGTAATGGTAGCAGTGGTTGCAATGCACATACCCTATCTTCACACACAGAATGTTCAGAAAGAGCGGATCCACATTTGGCTGAACCTGCAGGCATCATATGTCGCCCGAAGAAGGCTGAACGAACTGAAGCTGTCAAAGCTATGACAGAGAATGAGGCGGGAAAGACTGCGACTTGTGAGCTCAAAACGGGCATTCAAGGCAAGAAACCAGCTCTCTTGAGTATTGAATTAACCCATGCCAATTCCAAGCCAAATGATATATATAATAAATCCCCTGAAGAAAAAGACTGCACTCATGAGGATTTGGTCCTTTGGAATATAGAGGAAGAACTTGATGAGAAAACAGAAGCATTAACCACGCTCAACACAAAAACGAAGCCGGAGACGACAGATCCTGTTAAGAGTGGTTCACAAACTGAAAAAGAGAGGAAGGCCACAGCCACAGATGAGCATCCACAGGTGAAAGACATGCAGaggagggaggtaaagagagactgTGTCACAGACCACAGGTTTGAGGCTTGTGAGTCAAATCGGTGCGAACCTGAAGTACTCAGGGCATCTTCCGCATGTGTCCCAGGACATCTTGACACACCAAATCCTCCTCAGCCTCCACCAAGGCCTAAGGCCAAAGGTACAGACAAAAGTGGGAAATCCATTCAACAGTTCGATAATGTAGAGAGCCATTGTGGTAATGTCTCCTTACAACAGCAAACTGAAACTTCTACTGGAAAAGCAAAAGAAGTATCCCCATCCACGGATACATGCATCTCCATCACCAAATATGAACATTTAGCTGCTGAACAGTCTCAGAGTAAGACTGAGGCTGTTTTACATGATGCTAAGGAAGAACTTGCTGGTAGTTGTTCTTCTGTGAAGGTAGAGAAAGAGCCAGTACTTCAGAATGCAgtcatatctccctcaccaattcagattctgagtgttactgaGAATGCCAAAACATCCCTTTCTGATGAGACTGTTAATTTAACGACTGGTAGAGGAACAAACATCCTATCAGCTGCCTCTATGTCTAAAAAACAGGTCAAAGTTAATGTCCTCTCCTGCTCTGTCCCCAAGATGCCACAACTCATAACTGCCTTGTCCTCATGCTCATTAGAACAATGCAATGTGATTCCCTTACCTCCTCTGTCTGTGCCAACTTTAGAGGACAGTGATGGGCAGAGGCAGGTTGTTAGCATGCAGATGGAGAGCCAGCCTGTCTGTTACATTGCTGTCATCACCCCACCACCCATCATTCACATTCTGCCTGAGAGGGAAATGGAGAGCACATTGCCAACACAACAAAACAACAGTATGGATTTCACTCAGACAGAGGACAAAGTGACCTCAGGTGCCTCTATAGATCCTTATTTTTCAGGGGAGAGGCTTAAACCAAAGGGGCCTCCTCCACCTGTCCCAAAAAAGCCCCAAAATCCCTTCGTTAAGATTCCAGCTGCAAAAACCTGCTGCTTGGATGAGCAGAAGATATGTGATGATGATTAccacaaggaggaggagaagaagaagaagaagaagaggagacatTCACATCAAGTCAACAAAGAAAATGCTTGTGCCACAGCTCCTCAGGACATGTGTgtgttatgggacaacacaggtGCTGCTTATACTGTACCATCCAACATGTACACGCCAGATAATTTTGATTTTTCACAACGACAAAGGACACCAACTAGAGAGGAAAAGTATAGAAATATCATAGATTTTGATGCTTGGGCACAAATGGTCAAACGTGCTGCAGAAGAGGAAGAACCAAAACAACTTGACATGTTGGATGGACAACCTTTTTTGGAAAAGCAGGCTAAATTCAAAGGTCCACCGCCTCCTGTACCAAAAAAGCCCCAAAAGCCATTTGTTCTATTAGAAACGGTTGCAATCTCAGAAGACATAACTTGTCCTTCAGATGACGAGGAGATACGAGAACTAGAGCAGGCCTTGTGTAAGAGAATGaaatgtgatgatgatgatgaccctGAACCCCCTGCTGACACTGTCAGCACAGATGTCCGTTGGAAGAACTTTGACCACAGTGACCGTATAGATATCCATAGTGGTCTTGTTGAGCAGCGTTATCGTGATACTGTGTCTGAGCATGAAACTGAGACATACAGGCCTGTGGCTGAGCTCATAAAGGAGACTAACCGGATGCACCAGAGAATCAGGCATGCAGACTGGACAAAACCCCTTGCAGCCAAGTCCATGATCAGACATGCAGACCGGGCAAAACCGCTCACGGCCATGTCCATTGCCGGGGCTGTAGGCCAGGGCCAGAGCCTGAAAGTATCACAGATGAAGAAGGCCTTTGATGTCACTAAGAAGCCTGCTGAAAAACCACCAGAGCCTGAACTCAAAAAAG ATATGTTCAGGCGAGTGGTGCGAGCGAGTAAGTTCCGTCATGTCTTTGGCCAGGCAGTGAAGAACGACCAGTGCTATGACGACATCCGCGTCTCCCGGGTCACGTGGGACAGCTCCTTCTGTGCCGTCAACCCCAAATTTGTCGCCATCATCATCGAGGCCAGTGGGGGCGGAGCCTTCCTCGTCCTCCCTCTGCTTAAG acGGGTCGCATAGACAAGGCCTACCCAACAGTATGTGGTCATACGGGACCTGTCCTGGACATCGACTGGTGCCCTCACAATGACCATGTCATCGCCAGCGGCTCCGAGGACTGCACGGTCATG gtgtgGCAGATCCCAGAGAATGGGCTGGTCACCCCGCTGGCTGAGCCTGTGGTGGTGTTGGAGGGACACTCCAAGAGGGTGGGCATCGTCACCTGGCACCCCACGGCCCGGAACGTCCTCATGAGTGCAG GCTGTGACAACCTGATCATCATCTGGAACGTGGGGACGGGCGAGGCCATGATCCAGCTGGAGGACATGCACCCTGACGTCATCTTCAGCGCCTGCTGGAGCCGCAACGGGGCCCTCATCTGCACCGCCTGCAAGGACAAGAAGATCCGCGTAATCGATCCCCGCAAGGAGAAGATTGTGGCG GAGAAGGACAAGGCCCACGATGGAGCACGGCCTATGAGAGCCATCTTCCTGGCTGACGGAAACATCTTCACCACCGGCTTCAGCCGCATGAGCGAGCGGCAGCTAGCCCTCTGGAACCCT AAAAGCATGGAGGAACCAATATCAGTCCATGAACTGGACACCAGTAATGGAGTGTTGCTGCCTTTCTACGACGCAGACACCAATGTGGTGTACCTGTGTGGGAAG GGTGACAGTAGCATCCGGTACTTTGAGATCACAGACGAGGCTCCGTTCGTGCACTACCTCAACACCTTCTCCAGCAAGGAGCCCCAGAGGGGTATGGGGTACATGCCCAAACGTGGACTGGACGTCAATAAGTGCGAGATTGCCAG GTTTTATAAACTACATGAGAGAAAGTGTGAACCAATCATCATGACAGTCCCCCGAAAG TCGGACCTGTTCCAGGATGACCTTTACCCGGACACAGCGGGACCAGACTGTGCCATCGAGGCAGAGGACTGGTTTGATGGGAAGAACGGTGAGCCTATCCTGATCTCCCTGAAAAACGGCTATGTCCCCGGAAAGAACCGTGACCTCAAGGTGGTCAAGAAGTCcaatgtcctggagggcaagctAGCCAAGAAAGCAGAGAACACCTCACCTGCCCAGAGCAAGGCCTCTCCACATCCCTGTACA CAAAATGAAGGGAAACTGGAGGAGCTACTGCGAGAAGTCAAGTCGCTCAGAGACCTTGTCACCCTACAGGACCGCCGAATTGCCAAACTGGAGGACCAGATCTCCAAGGTTGCCATCTAA
- the LOC115124814 gene encoding coronin-1C-A-like isoform X2, with translation MFRRVVRASKFRHVFGQAVKNDQCYDDIRVSRVTWDSSFCAVNPKFVAIIIEASGGGAFLVLPLLKTGRIDKAYPTVCGHTGPVLDIDWCPHNDHVIASGSEDCTVMVWQIPENGLVTPLAEPVVVLEGHSKRVGIVTWHPTARNVLMSAGCDNLIIIWNVGTGEAMIQLEDMHPDVIFSACWSRNGALICTACKDKKIRVIDPRKEKIVAEKDKAHDGARPMRAIFLADGNIFTTGFSRMSERQLALWNPKSMEEPISVHELDTSNGVLLPFYDADTNVVYLCGKGDSSIRYFEITDEAPFVHYLNTFSSKEPQRGMGYMPKRGLDVNKCEIARFYKLHERKCEPIIMTVPRKSDLFQDDLYPDTAGPDCAIEAEDWFDGKNGEPILISLKNGYVPGKNRDLKVVKKSNVLEGKLAKKAENTSPAQSKASPHPCTQNEGKLEELLREVKSLRDLVTLQDRRIAKLEDQISKVAI, from the exons ATGTTCAGGCGAGTGGTGCGAGCGAGTAAGTTCCGTCATGTCTTTGGCCAGGCAGTGAAGAACGACCAGTGCTATGACGACATCCGCGTCTCCCGGGTCACGTGGGACAGCTCCTTCTGTGCCGTCAACCCCAAATTTGTCGCCATCATCATCGAGGCCAGTGGGGGCGGAGCCTTCCTCGTCCTCCCTCTGCTTAAG acGGGTCGCATAGACAAGGCCTACCCAACAGTATGTGGTCATACGGGACCTGTCCTGGACATCGACTGGTGCCCTCACAATGACCATGTCATCGCCAGCGGCTCCGAGGACTGCACGGTCATG gtgtgGCAGATCCCAGAGAATGGGCTGGTCACCCCGCTGGCTGAGCCTGTGGTGGTGTTGGAGGGACACTCCAAGAGGGTGGGCATCGTCACCTGGCACCCCACGGCCCGGAACGTCCTCATGAGTGCAG GCTGTGACAACCTGATCATCATCTGGAACGTGGGGACGGGCGAGGCCATGATCCAGCTGGAGGACATGCACCCTGACGTCATCTTCAGCGCCTGCTGGAGCCGCAACGGGGCCCTCATCTGCACCGCCTGCAAGGACAAGAAGATCCGCGTAATCGATCCCCGCAAGGAGAAGATTGTGGCG GAGAAGGACAAGGCCCACGATGGAGCACGGCCTATGAGAGCCATCTTCCTGGCTGACGGAAACATCTTCACCACCGGCTTCAGCCGCATGAGCGAGCGGCAGCTAGCCCTCTGGAACCCT AAAAGCATGGAGGAACCAATATCAGTCCATGAACTGGACACCAGTAATGGAGTGTTGCTGCCTTTCTACGACGCAGACACCAATGTGGTGTACCTGTGTGGGAAG GGTGACAGTAGCATCCGGTACTTTGAGATCACAGACGAGGCTCCGTTCGTGCACTACCTCAACACCTTCTCCAGCAAGGAGCCCCAGAGGGGTATGGGGTACATGCCCAAACGTGGACTGGACGTCAATAAGTGCGAGATTGCCAG GTTTTATAAACTACATGAGAGAAAGTGTGAACCAATCATCATGACAGTCCCCCGAAAG TCGGACCTGTTCCAGGATGACCTTTACCCGGACACAGCGGGACCAGACTGTGCCATCGAGGCAGAGGACTGGTTTGATGGGAAGAACGGTGAGCCTATCCTGATCTCCCTGAAAAACGGCTATGTCCCCGGAAAGAACCGTGACCTCAAGGTGGTCAAGAAGTCcaatgtcctggagggcaagctAGCCAAGAAAGCAGAGAACACCTCACCTGCCCAGAGCAAGGCCTCTCCACATCCCTGTACA CAAAATGAAGGGAAACTGGAGGAGCTACTGCGAGAAGTCAAGTCGCTCAGAGACCTTGTCACCCTACAGGACCGCCGAATTGCCAAACTGGAGGACCAGATCTCCAAGGTTGCCATCTAA